In the genome of Mytilus edulis chromosome 3, xbMytEdul2.2, whole genome shotgun sequence, one region contains:
- the LOC139515958 gene encoding SNW domain-containing protein 1-like isoform X1 has product MAMKLVDILPSPVQRYDREDEDRSFRQQMQIAPVTKRTAPPYGHRKGWIPRTQDDFGDGGAFPEIHVAQYPLSMGMKKSTSNALQVQLGNDGKIKYDAIAKYGHAKDKVVHSKFQDLVPKAYDEDDPEIQKPDEEQIQDTTEATRQALEKLVNTKISAAMPVKAADKQAPAQYIRYTPSQQGMAFNSGAKQRVIRMVEVQKDPMEPPKFKTNKKIPRGPPSPPAPVMHSPNRKVTVKEQQEWKIPPCISNWKNAKGYTIPLDKRLAADGRGLQGVHINENFAKLAEALYIADRKAREEVEMRVKIDEMVAQEEKKKKEEKLRQLAQEAREERAGIRSRDHKDKNEDLGERDDIRRERQRDRQRDRNLSRAAPDKRSRLQRERERDISEKIALGMPNTGAGNQETMFDQRLFNTTKGMDSGFNEDDAYNVYDKPFRQESSIANNIYRPSKNVDKEIYGDDFDSLMKTNRFVPDREFAGTDRNRRREGPVQFEQADEEDPFNLTEFLKTAKRGEKRAGEDSRSSRDYDGSKNKQKRRE; this is encoded by the exons gATTTTGGAGATGGAGGAGCATTTCCAGAAATCCATGTAGCCCAGTATCCATTGAGTATGGGGATGAAGAAAAGTACATCTAACGCCCTACAGGTCCAGCTTGGGAATGACGGGAAGATCAAATATGATGCTATAGCCAAATATGGTCATGCTAAAGATAAGGTAG TACATTCCAAATTCCAAGATCTGGTTCCCAAAGCATACGATGAGGACGATCCAGAAATACAGAAACCAGATGAGGAGCAGATACAAGACACAACAGAAGCTACTCGACAGGCGCTGGAGAAACTTGTCAATACCAAAATATCAGCAGCCATGCCTGTTAAAGCTGCAGACAAACAGGCACCAGCACAATACATTAG atACACCCCATCACAGCAAGGTATGGCATTTAATTCAGGAGCTAAACAAAGAGTCATCAGAATGGTGGAGGTACAAAAGGATCCAATGGAACCTCCAAAATTCAA AACAAATAAAAAGATCCCTAGAGGTCCTCCATCCCCGCCAGCACCTGTCATGCATTCACCAAATAGAAAG GTTACAGTTAAAGAACAACAGGAATGGAAAATTCCACCATGTATATCTAACTGGAAAAACGCAAAG gGATACACAATACCTCTAGATAAGAGATTGGCAGCTGATGGGCGAGGTTTACAAGGTGTACATATCAATGAAAACTTTGCCAAGTTAGCAGAAGCTTTGTATATAGCTGACAGAAAG gccAGAGAAGAAGTAGAGATGAGAGTTAAAATTGATGAAATGGTAGCTCaggaagaaaagaaaaagaaggaagaaaaattaagacaattGGCCCAGGAAGCGAGAGAAGAGAGAGCTGGCATTAGGAGTAGAGATC ACAAAGATAAGAATGAAGATCTTGGAGAAAGAGATGATATAAGGAGAGAGAGACAAAGGGACAGACAAAGAGATAGAAATTTATCTAGAGCAGCTCCAGATAAAAG ATCTAGATTACAGAGAGAAAGAGAAAGGGATATTAGTGAAAAGATAGCTCTGGGCATGCCCAACACTGGTGCTGGAAATCAGGAAACCATGTTTGACCAAAGATTATTTAATACAACTAAG GGCATGGATAGTGGATTCAATGAAGACGATGCATATAATGTGTATGACAAACCCTTCAGACAGGAGAGTTCCATAGCTAACAACATTTACAGACCGTCAAAGAATGTAGACAAAGAAATATATGGAGACGACTTTGATTCATTAATGAAAACAAACAG atTTGTACCTGACCGGGAGTTTGCTGGTACAGACAGGAATCGCAGACGTGAAGGACCAGTTCAATTTGAACAGGCCGATGAAGAGGATCCTTTCAATTTGACTGAGTTCTTGAAAACAGCTAAGCGTGGTGAAAAACGAGCGGGAGAAGATTCACGATCGAGTAGAGACTATGACGgaagtaaaaataaacaaaagagaCGGGAATAA
- the LOC139515958 gene encoding SNW domain-containing protein 1-like isoform X2 codes for MAMKLVDILPSPVQRYDREDEDRSFRQQMQIAPVTKRTAPPYGHRKGWIPRTQDDFGDGGAFPEIHVAQYPLSMGMKKSTSNALQVQLGNDGKIKYDAIAKYGHAKDKVVHSKFQDLVPKAYDEDDPEIQKPDEEQIQDTTEATRQALEKLVNTKISAAMPVKAADKQAPAQYIRYTPSQQGMAFNSGAKQRVIRMVEVQKDPMEPPKFKTNKKIPRGPPSPPAPVMHSPNRKVTVKEQQEWKIPPCISNWKNAKGYTIPLDKRLAADGRGLQGVHINENFAKLAEALYIADRKAREEVEMRVKIDEMVAQEEKKKKEEKLRQLAQEAREERAGIRSRDHKDKNEDLGERDDIRRERQRDRQRDRNLSRAAPDKRSRLQRERERDISEKIALGMPNTGAGNQETMFDQRLFNTTKGMDSGFNEDDAYNVYDKPFRQESSIANNIYRPSKNVDKEIYGDDFDSLMKTNRFVPDREFAGTDRNRRREGPVQFEQADEEDPFNLTEFLKTAKRGEKRAGEDSRSSRDYDGSKNKQKRRE; via the exons gATTTTGGAGATGGAGGAGCATTTCCAGAAATCCATGTAGCCCAGTATCCATTGAGTATGGGGATGAAGAAAAGTACATCTAACGCCCTACAGGTCCAGCTTGGGAATGACGGGAAGATCAAATATGATGCTATAGCCAAATATGGTCATGCTAAAGATAAG GTAGTACATTCCAAATTCCAAGATCTGGTTCCCAAAGCATACGATGAGGACGATCCAGAAATACAGAAACCAGATGAGGAGCAGATACAAGACACAACAGAAGCTACTCGACAGGCGCTGGAGAAACTTGTCAATACCAAAATATCAGCAGCCATGCCTGTTAAAGCTGCAGACAAACAGGCACCAGCACAATACATTAG atACACCCCATCACAGCAAGGTATGGCATTTAATTCAGGAGCTAAACAAAGAGTCATCAGAATGGTGGAGGTACAAAAGGATCCAATGGAACCTCCAAAATTCAA AACAAATAAAAAGATCCCTAGAGGTCCTCCATCCCCGCCAGCACCTGTCATGCATTCACCAAATAGAAAG GTTACAGTTAAAGAACAACAGGAATGGAAAATTCCACCATGTATATCTAACTGGAAAAACGCAAAG gGATACACAATACCTCTAGATAAGAGATTGGCAGCTGATGGGCGAGGTTTACAAGGTGTACATATCAATGAAAACTTTGCCAAGTTAGCAGAAGCTTTGTATATAGCTGACAGAAAG gccAGAGAAGAAGTAGAGATGAGAGTTAAAATTGATGAAATGGTAGCTCaggaagaaaagaaaaagaaggaagaaaaattaagacaattGGCCCAGGAAGCGAGAGAAGAGAGAGCTGGCATTAGGAGTAGAGATC ACAAAGATAAGAATGAAGATCTTGGAGAAAGAGATGATATAAGGAGAGAGAGACAAAGGGACAGACAAAGAGATAGAAATTTATCTAGAGCAGCTCCAGATAAAAG ATCTAGATTACAGAGAGAAAGAGAAAGGGATATTAGTGAAAAGATAGCTCTGGGCATGCCCAACACTGGTGCTGGAAATCAGGAAACCATGTTTGACCAAAGATTATTTAATACAACTAAG GGCATGGATAGTGGATTCAATGAAGACGATGCATATAATGTGTATGACAAACCCTTCAGACAGGAGAGTTCCATAGCTAACAACATTTACAGACCGTCAAAGAATGTAGACAAAGAAATATATGGAGACGACTTTGATTCATTAATGAAAACAAACAG atTTGTACCTGACCGGGAGTTTGCTGGTACAGACAGGAATCGCAGACGTGAAGGACCAGTTCAATTTGAACAGGCCGATGAAGAGGATCCTTTCAATTTGACTGAGTTCTTGAAAACAGCTAAGCGTGGTGAAAAACGAGCGGGAGAAGATTCACGATCGAGTAGAGACTATGACGgaagtaaaaataaacaaaagagaCGGGAATAA
- the LOC139515946 gene encoding serine/threonine-protein kinase PAK mbt-like isoform X2: MFKKGKRRPEISKPSNFEHRVHTGFDRDQGKYVGLPPQWTGIIIPEENDRRKPIVDASRITHTEIQPLKTIIGEPRHMNGYNPDVRSVTVARSNSLRRASPPQQRRYVQEYPPLQEDEPSPHDRSYQSRGGPPQYDRDQERFRGDPRQEPRDYNRYPTNDPRREMRDPRDRQDPRDIHRDPRDHRDHRDPRDYREYPPDQRDGPPFRDGTLDRRSEDLNRSHNSSFDNRDMHHPKHNQPHFDGRGPQFPYDDYKQNNQMPMNGNSMHPPERSPRHHGGPDSPPHGPPKNGAGLQYDRFRAALQMVVSPGDPRDNLENFIKIGEGSTGIVCICTSKTTGQNVAVKKMDLRKQQRRELLFNEVVIMRDYHHPNIVDMYDSFLVGDELWVVMEFLEGGALTDIVVTQNRMDEHQIATVCKACLKALDFLHRNGVIHRDIKSDSILLAHDGRVKLSDFGFCAQVTPELRQRKSLVGTPYWMAPEVISRLPYGPEVDIWSLGIMVIEMIDGEPPFFNEPPLQAMRRIRDMPPPKLKNVNRVSPRLQGFLEKMLVRDPMQRATASELLEHPFLRGAEKPSCLVPLMRSFRHSPC; encoded by the exons ATGTTTAAGAAAGGAAAAAGGAGACCAGAAATATCTAAGCCCAGTAACTTTGAACATCGTGTCCATACTGGATTCGATAGGGACCAGGGAAAGTATGTGGGACTCCCTCCACAATGGACAGGGATTATTATTCCAGAGGAGAACGATCGGAGGAAACCAATTGTCGATGCTTCCAGGATCACACATACTGAAATTCAGCCATTAAAG ACAATCATTGGTGAACCAAGACATATGAATGGATATAATCCTGATGTTAGGTCAGTAACTGTTGCACGTTCAAATTCATTACGCAGAGCAAGTCCTCCACAACAAAGACGTTATGTTCAAGAATATCCTCCTCTCCAGGAGGATGAGCCATCTCCTCATGATAGGTCATATCAAAGTAGAGGTGGTCCCCCTCAATATGACAGAGACCAGGAGAGATTTAGGGGAGATCCACGGCAAGAGCCTAGAGATTATAACCGTTATCCAACAAATGACCCTCGAAGGGAAATGAGAGATCCTCGTGATAGACAGGATCCAAGGGACATTCACAGAGATCCAAGGGATCATCGAGACCACAGGGACCCTCGTGATTATAGGGAGTATCCTCCCGATCAAAGAGACGGACCTCCTTTCCGTGATGGGACATTGGACCGAAGATCTGAGGACCTTAACAGGAGTCATAATAGTTCATTTGATAATAGAGACATGCACCATCCAAAACACAATCAACCTCATTTTGATGGACGAGGTCCACAGTTTCCATATGAtgattataaacaaaacaatcagATGCCTATGAATGGCAATTCAATGCATCCTCCAGAAAGATCACCTCGTCATCATGGAGGACCAGATTCACCGCCTCATGGACCTCCTAAAAATGGAGCAGGATTACAGTATGATCGG TTCCGAGCAGCATTACAAATGGTGGTAAGTCCAGGCGATCCAAGAGATAACTTGGAAAACTTCATAAAAATAGGAGAGGGATCAACAGGCATTGTGTGTATATGTACATCTAAAACAACGGGTCAAAATGTGGCAGTGAAAAAGATGGATCTGCGGAAACAACAGAGAAGAGAGTTGTTATTTAATGAG GTTGTTATCATGAGGGATTATCACCATCCCAATATTGTAGATATGTATGACAGTTTCCTGGTTGGTGATGAATTATGGGTAGTAATGGAGTTCCTTGAAGGAGGAGCTTTGACTGATATTGTAGTCACACAGAACAG gATGGATGAACACCAGATAGCCACTGTGTGTAAAGCCTGTCTGAAAGCCTTAGATTTCTTACATAGAAATGGTGTTATACATAGAGATATTAAATCAGATTCAATATTACTGGCTCATGATGGAAGG GTTAAATTATCTGATTTTGGTTTTTGTGCACAAGTCACGCCAGAACTACGCCAAAGAAAGTCATTGGTAGGAACACCATATTGGATGGCTCCAGAGGTCATTTCAAGGTTACCATACGGGCCAGAG GTGGATATCTGGTCATTGGGTATTATGGTGATAGAAATGATAGATGGTGAACCACCATTCTTCAACGAGCCACCACTTCAAGCTATGCGTAGAATAAGAGATATGCCTCCGCCAAAACTTAAGAATGTTAATCGG GTTTCACCAAGATTACAAGGTTTCTTAGAAAAAATGTTGGTGCGAGATCCTATGCAGAGAGCAACAGCATCCGAATTATTAGAGCATCCATTCTTAAGGGGAGCAGAAAAACCGTCTTGCCTTGTGCCACTAATGAGAAGTTTCAGACATAGTCCAtgctga
- the LOC139515946 gene encoding serine/threonine-protein kinase PAK 4-like isoform X1, with product MFKKGKRRPEISKPSNFEHRVHTGFDRDQGKYVGLPPQWTGIIIPEENDRRKPIVDASRITHTEIQPLKTIIGEPRHMNGYNPDVRSVTVARSNSLRRASPPQQRRYVQEYPPLQEDEPSPHDRSYQSRGGPPQYDRDQERFRGDPRQEPRDYNRYPTNDPRREMRDPRDRQDPRDIHRDPRDHRDHRDPRDYREYPPDQRDGPPFRDGTLDRRSEDLNRSHNSSFDNRDMHHPKHNQPHFDGRGPQFPYDDYKQNNQMPMNGNSMHPPERSPRHHGGPDSPPHGPPKNGAGLQYDRGGAKPSNLQVSQNNYSPTPKMQPPPKSPNNTAPPPGSIQEQQRLSHEQFRAALQMVVSPGDPRDNLENFIKIGEGSTGIVCICTSKTTGQNVAVKKMDLRKQQRRELLFNEVVIMRDYHHPNIVDMYDSFLVGDELWVVMEFLEGGALTDIVVTQNRMDEHQIATVCKACLKALDFLHRNGVIHRDIKSDSILLAHDGRVKLSDFGFCAQVTPELRQRKSLVGTPYWMAPEVISRLPYGPEVDIWSLGIMVIEMIDGEPPFFNEPPLQAMRRIRDMPPPKLKNVNRVSPRLQGFLEKMLVRDPMQRATASELLEHPFLRGAEKPSCLVPLMRSFRHSPC from the exons ATGTTTAAGAAAGGAAAAAGGAGACCAGAAATATCTAAGCCCAGTAACTTTGAACATCGTGTCCATACTGGATTCGATAGGGACCAGGGAAAGTATGTGGGACTCCCTCCACAATGGACAGGGATTATTATTCCAGAGGAGAACGATCGGAGGAAACCAATTGTCGATGCTTCCAGGATCACACATACTGAAATTCAGCCATTAAAG ACAATCATTGGTGAACCAAGACATATGAATGGATATAATCCTGATGTTAGGTCAGTAACTGTTGCACGTTCAAATTCATTACGCAGAGCAAGTCCTCCACAACAAAGACGTTATGTTCAAGAATATCCTCCTCTCCAGGAGGATGAGCCATCTCCTCATGATAGGTCATATCAAAGTAGAGGTGGTCCCCCTCAATATGACAGAGACCAGGAGAGATTTAGGGGAGATCCACGGCAAGAGCCTAGAGATTATAACCGTTATCCAACAAATGACCCTCGAAGGGAAATGAGAGATCCTCGTGATAGACAGGATCCAAGGGACATTCACAGAGATCCAAGGGATCATCGAGACCACAGGGACCCTCGTGATTATAGGGAGTATCCTCCCGATCAAAGAGACGGACCTCCTTTCCGTGATGGGACATTGGACCGAAGATCTGAGGACCTTAACAGGAGTCATAATAGTTCATTTGATAATAGAGACATGCACCATCCAAAACACAATCAACCTCATTTTGATGGACGAGGTCCACAGTTTCCATATGAtgattataaacaaaacaatcagATGCCTATGAATGGCAATTCAATGCATCCTCCAGAAAGATCACCTCGTCATCATGGAGGACCAGATTCACCGCCTCATGGACCTCCTAAAAATGGAGCAGGATTACAGTATGATCGG GGTGGAGCCAAACCTTCCAACTTGCAAGTTTCACAGAATAATTATTCTCCGACACCAAAAATGCAGCCACCACCGAAATCCCCCAACAATACTGCACCGCCACCTGGGTCCATACAGGAGCAGCAGAGACTTTCGCATGAGCAG TTCCGAGCAGCATTACAAATGGTGGTAAGTCCAGGCGATCCAAGAGATAACTTGGAAAACTTCATAAAAATAGGAGAGGGATCAACAGGCATTGTGTGTATATGTACATCTAAAACAACGGGTCAAAATGTGGCAGTGAAAAAGATGGATCTGCGGAAACAACAGAGAAGAGAGTTGTTATTTAATGAG GTTGTTATCATGAGGGATTATCACCATCCCAATATTGTAGATATGTATGACAGTTTCCTGGTTGGTGATGAATTATGGGTAGTAATGGAGTTCCTTGAAGGAGGAGCTTTGACTGATATTGTAGTCACACAGAACAG gATGGATGAACACCAGATAGCCACTGTGTGTAAAGCCTGTCTGAAAGCCTTAGATTTCTTACATAGAAATGGTGTTATACATAGAGATATTAAATCAGATTCAATATTACTGGCTCATGATGGAAGG GTTAAATTATCTGATTTTGGTTTTTGTGCACAAGTCACGCCAGAACTACGCCAAAGAAAGTCATTGGTAGGAACACCATATTGGATGGCTCCAGAGGTCATTTCAAGGTTACCATACGGGCCAGAG GTGGATATCTGGTCATTGGGTATTATGGTGATAGAAATGATAGATGGTGAACCACCATTCTTCAACGAGCCACCACTTCAAGCTATGCGTAGAATAAGAGATATGCCTCCGCCAAAACTTAAGAATGTTAATCGG GTTTCACCAAGATTACAAGGTTTCTTAGAAAAAATGTTGGTGCGAGATCCTATGCAGAGAGCAACAGCATCCGAATTATTAGAGCATCCATTCTTAAGGGGAGCAGAAAAACCGTCTTGCCTTGTGCCACTAATGAGAAGTTTCAGACATAGTCCAtgctga